The Sphingobacterium bambusae genome includes a window with the following:
- a CDS encoding LuxE/PaaK family acyltransferase: MKKTIFAINNEQEFNEAALSVFKFQYANNRIYKRYVDHLGSKPALINHYAEIPFLPIELFKSQYIYASSSNPAIEFSSSGTTGMVTSKHPVADLSWYTQSFRQCFQQFYGPAEDMAILALLPSYLERDGSSLIYMVDDLIQQSNHPASGYFLYNHDELFTTLKTLQASGTKTLLIGVTYALLDFCEKYRMHFPELTVMETGGMKGKRKEMVRGELHTILSEAFGVAHIHSEYGMTELLSQGYSKGDGLFGTPAWMKILIRDTNDPLSLIQEGRTGAINVIDLANYYSCSFIATQDLGKIQDNGYFEILGRFDNSDIRGCNLLVQ; this comes from the coding sequence ATGAAGAAGACGATTTTTGCCATTAACAACGAACAGGAATTTAACGAAGCGGCCTTATCGGTATTCAAATTTCAATATGCAAACAACCGTATTTACAAGCGGTATGTTGATCATTTAGGCAGCAAGCCTGCTTTAATCAATCATTATGCTGAGATCCCCTTTCTTCCCATAGAACTCTTTAAGAGCCAGTACATTTATGCTTCTTCAAGTAATCCAGCGATCGAGTTCAGTAGCTCGGGAACAACGGGCATGGTGACAAGTAAGCATCCTGTTGCTGATCTATCTTGGTACACGCAAAGCTTCCGTCAATGCTTTCAACAGTTTTATGGACCGGCCGAGGATATGGCAATTTTGGCGCTCTTACCTTCCTATCTCGAACGTGATGGCTCCTCCTTGATTTATATGGTTGATGATCTTATTCAGCAAAGTAACCATCCTGCCTCGGGCTACTTTTTGTACAACCACGACGAGCTATTCACAACGTTAAAAACACTGCAGGCTTCCGGCACAAAAACCTTACTCATCGGTGTCACCTATGCCTTGCTGGATTTCTGTGAGAAATACCGGATGCATTTTCCGGAACTCACCGTAATGGAAACTGGTGGCATGAAAGGAAAACGCAAGGAGATGGTTCGTGGGGAGCTGCATACGATTCTCTCGGAAGCATTTGGCGTAGCACACATACATTCGGAATATGGTATGACCGAACTACTCTCTCAAGGCTATTCCAAAGGTGATGGTCTATTTGGCACTCCAGCTTGGATGAAAATTTTAATCCGAGATACCAACGACCCATTAAGCTTGATTCAAGAAGGTCGTACCGGAGCGATTAATGTGATTGATCTAGCGAATTACTATTCTTGTTCATTTATTGCCACGCAGGATTTAGGCAAGATTCAGGACAACGGATATTTCGAAATTTTGGGCCGATTTGACAATAGCGATATCCGTGGATGTAACTTACTGGTCCAGTAG
- a CDS encoding LLM class flavin-dependent oxidoreductase, translating into MKKIGFLSFGHWSDHPAYQARSAADTLLQSIDLAVAAEEIGLDGAYFRVHHFAKQLASPFPLLSAIGAKTSSIEIGTGVIDMRYENPMYMVEDAGAADLISGGRLQLGISRGSPEQVIDGWRYFDYDLQAGETDADMGRRKALDFLKRLDGVGFAEPNPYPMFPNPPGLLRLEPHAEGLRERIWWGAASDATAVWAAQQGMYLQSSTLKYDESGKPFHIQQAEQIRHYREAWKAAGHTREPRVSVSRSIFALVNDQDRYYFGQQMESTDKIGMIEADKRAIFGKSYAAEPDKLIKELAQDEAIQEADTLLLTIPNTLGVDYNVHVLSSILKHVAPALGWR; encoded by the coding sequence ATGAAAAAAATTGGTTTTTTATCCTTCGGACATTGGTCTGATCATCCCGCATACCAAGCGCGTTCTGCTGCAGACACCTTGCTTCAATCCATTGATCTTGCTGTCGCCGCTGAAGAAATTGGCCTTGACGGTGCTTATTTCCGCGTGCATCATTTTGCAAAGCAACTGGCTTCTCCTTTTCCGCTGTTATCTGCTATCGGTGCGAAGACATCATCTATCGAAATCGGCACGGGCGTTATTGACATGCGCTACGAAAATCCGATGTACATGGTCGAAGACGCGGGGGCCGCAGATCTTATTTCCGGCGGGCGCTTGCAATTGGGTATCAGCAGAGGATCGCCCGAGCAAGTGATCGACGGATGGCGTTACTTTGATTATGATCTGCAGGCAGGCGAAACAGACGCAGACATGGGCCGAAGAAAAGCGTTGGACTTTTTAAAAAGACTCGATGGTGTAGGATTTGCCGAACCAAATCCTTATCCTATGTTTCCTAATCCGCCCGGTCTGCTGCGCTTGGAGCCTCATGCTGAAGGTCTAAGGGAGCGTATCTGGTGGGGCGCAGCCTCAGATGCTACCGCGGTATGGGCCGCCCAGCAGGGCATGTATCTACAAAGTTCTACCCTAAAGTATGACGAAAGTGGTAAACCCTTCCATATACAACAGGCAGAGCAGATTAGACATTACAGAGAAGCTTGGAAAGCTGCCGGACATACCCGAGAGCCACGTGTATCCGTAAGCCGGTCGATATTTGCATTAGTGAATGATCAAGACCGCTATTACTTTGGCCAACAGATGGAAAGCACAGACAAAATAGGCATGATTGAAGCCGACAAACGTGCTATTTTTGGCAAGAGCTATGCCGCAGAACCGGATAAGTTGATCAAAGAGCTAGCACAAGATGAAGCTATTCAAGAAGCTGACACACTTTTGCTGACCATTCCAAACACCTTGGGCGTAGATTACAATGTACATGTGTTGTCTAGTATTTTGAAACACGTGGCTCCTGCTTTAGGCTGGCGTTGA
- a CDS encoding SusC/RagA family TonB-linked outer membrane protein yields the protein MKNRVWIYSVAIVLSHCFILPLFSQQSTPLINATLRGIVVDSLSGEPIEGVSIQLAGVTHSVRTDGTGHFQFVTGQKLPFTLLLSSIGYRSKKIIASQAEITISLQPTLENLEEVVVVGYGTQKRRDLTGSVAKIDAAEVNKIPVASFDAQLQGKLPGVQVTTNSGVPGESIFLRVRGTTSINSSSDPLYIVDGVFLNNTSLQTIGLGGRTSSPLTDINPADIESIEVLKDASATAIYGSRGANGVIIITTKKGSYGSKTKIDVNVQGGWAEANLSLLPQLASGSETAALANEWWINSGLDNPSLNQTFANRPFRPVSEGGKGNPEDQETYDRLGFLLRKGKLQDYSVGIQGGGEKSRYYIGAGYTGQEAFIKVIDFSRANVKFNFDQQLSNRVKIGLTNNFSRTYRNQARTGDGPQVSLFNSAVSSATNIPIFTEDGAVNGTDNTYTLVDNYDVNTTSLRYVGSVFAEVDILDGLKFRSNFSADYNLYDESQYWNSKTSIGIANGNQATSGITRNSTWINEQTLTYQKRFAEHQLTALIGNTLQSNVLDYSYLEGNGFANDSYKLISSAANIKGTENWTKYTISSFFGRLGYSYADRYFAEATVRADGSSKFGANNRWGYFPAFSLGWRLRQERFLAGASWLNDLKIRASYGLTGNQAGISNFAARGLWSGDVSYADIHGSSLPGIGPYQLGNDNLRWEKTAQADLGLDASLFNNRVSLTVDLYHKYTSDLLLEQPIKGSSGFSNYWANVGEISNRGYEILLQTANIKNKNFSWNTSINVSGNTNRIEHLPTQITQYTRDWVILKEGYSLNSFWLYEQLYVDPANGNAVFEGQLDDGSLPTSARKIFRNAYPKFYGGIGNTFSYRQFDLAVDFSFQYGNYSLNLYRYFRERNPSSGGVFTNVLNRWQEVGDETDVPRLTSVGLNYTIDANSRYLEDASFLKLRQLSFGYRLPKELVQKARLTNARIYFVGSNLFLWSKYTGDPESNVTSNPNAQGIGSFGTPPQPKTFQLGLNVTL from the coding sequence ATGAAAAATAGAGTATGGATATACTCCGTGGCAATAGTCTTGTCACATTGCTTTATATTGCCCTTATTTTCCCAACAGTCAACTCCGCTTATCAATGCTACACTTCGTGGTATTGTCGTAGATTCCTTGTCTGGGGAACCCATAGAAGGTGTTTCCATTCAGTTAGCAGGCGTTACGCATAGCGTAAGGACAGATGGAACTGGGCACTTCCAATTTGTTACTGGTCAAAAATTACCGTTCACGTTGTTGTTGTCTTCAATAGGTTATCGATCCAAAAAGATTATCGCGAGCCAAGCTGAAATAACAATATCCTTGCAACCGACCTTGGAAAATTTGGAGGAGGTCGTTGTGGTTGGTTACGGGACGCAAAAAAGACGCGACCTGACCGGTTCAGTAGCAAAAATTGATGCCGCGGAAGTCAACAAGATTCCGGTAGCTAGTTTTGATGCACAGTTGCAAGGTAAATTGCCGGGCGTGCAGGTAACCACAAATTCGGGCGTGCCGGGCGAGAGTATATTTTTACGGGTCAGGGGAACAACCTCTATTAATTCCAGCAGTGATCCGTTGTACATCGTGGATGGTGTTTTTCTTAACAATACTTCGTTGCAAACGATCGGATTGGGTGGTAGGACGAGTTCGCCGCTTACCGACATCAACCCGGCGGATATAGAATCTATTGAGGTCTTAAAGGATGCTTCCGCAACGGCGATCTATGGATCTCGGGGTGCAAACGGCGTGATTATCATTACCACGAAAAAGGGGAGCTATGGCAGTAAAACGAAGATTGACGTTAATGTGCAAGGAGGATGGGCAGAGGCCAATCTATCATTGTTGCCACAACTGGCTTCCGGCTCGGAAACTGCAGCATTAGCAAATGAATGGTGGATCAACTCCGGACTTGATAACCCTTCGTTAAATCAAACATTCGCCAATAGGCCTTTTCGTCCAGTATCGGAAGGAGGAAAGGGAAACCCCGAAGATCAAGAGACCTACGATCGCTTAGGTTTCCTGCTAAGAAAAGGAAAACTTCAAGATTACAGCGTAGGTATTCAAGGTGGTGGCGAAAAATCAAGATATTACATCGGTGCCGGCTATACCGGACAAGAGGCTTTTATAAAGGTTATTGACTTTTCTCGTGCTAATGTTAAGTTTAACTTTGACCAACAACTGAGCAACCGCGTTAAGATAGGCTTGACCAACAATTTTTCGAGAACATATAGAAATCAAGCCCGTACGGGCGATGGTCCGCAAGTGAGTTTATTTAATTCTGCAGTATCTTCGGCGACGAATATTCCCATATTTACCGAAGATGGAGCAGTGAATGGAACCGATAACACCTACACGCTAGTAGATAATTACGATGTGAACACCACAAGCCTCCGTTATGTCGGTAGTGTATTTGCGGAAGTGGATATTTTGGATGGGCTTAAGTTTAGGTCTAATTTTAGTGCGGACTACAACCTGTATGATGAGTCGCAGTACTGGAATAGCAAGACCAGCATTGGCATTGCCAACGGTAATCAAGCGACCTCGGGCATCACCCGTAATAGCACCTGGATCAACGAACAGACTTTAACCTACCAAAAGAGGTTCGCTGAACATCAACTAACTGCCCTAATCGGCAATACCTTACAGAGCAATGTCTTGGACTATAGCTACCTCGAGGGGAATGGGTTTGCCAATGATTCCTACAAGCTAATCTCCTCCGCTGCGAATATCAAAGGAACAGAAAACTGGACAAAATATACCATTTCGTCTTTTTTTGGCCGGCTGGGCTACAGCTATGCTGACCGCTATTTCGCTGAGGCTACCGTTCGCGCAGATGGATCTTCGAAATTTGGGGCGAATAACCGATGGGGATATTTTCCCGCATTTTCACTGGGATGGAGATTGAGACAAGAACGCTTTTTAGCAGGGGCAAGCTGGCTGAATGACCTAAAGATTCGCGCATCCTACGGACTAACGGGAAACCAAGCAGGGATCAGTAACTTCGCGGCGCGAGGCTTATGGTCTGGCGATGTGAGTTATGCCGATATCCATGGCAGTTCTTTACCTGGAATAGGCCCCTACCAATTGGGCAATGATAACCTACGTTGGGAGAAAACTGCGCAAGCCGATTTAGGGCTTGATGCCTCGCTATTCAACAATCGTGTATCTCTTACGGTTGATTTGTATCATAAATACACCTCCGATTTGCTCTTGGAGCAACCCATTAAAGGATCATCAGGCTTCTCAAATTATTGGGCTAATGTCGGCGAGATCAGTAACCGGGGCTATGAAATCTTGTTACAAACTGCGAATATTAAGAATAAAAACTTCAGTTGGAATACCAGTATTAACGTTTCTGGAAATACCAACAGAATCGAGCACCTGCCTACGCAGATCACACAGTACACGCGCGACTGGGTGATTTTGAAAGAAGGCTACTCGCTAAATTCCTTTTGGCTATATGAACAGCTGTATGTGGATCCTGCAAACGGAAATGCGGTATTCGAAGGACAGCTGGATGACGGTTCGTTACCTACTTCAGCAAGAAAAATTTTCAGAAATGCCTACCCGAAATTCTATGGTGGCATTGGTAACACGTTTTCTTACCGACAATTCGACTTAGCGGTAGATTTTAGTTTTCAGTATGGGAACTATTCCCTTAACCTATATCGGTATTTCCGTGAGCGCAACCCAAGTAGCGGAGGTGTTTTTACTAACGTGTTGAATCGGTGGCAGGAAGTAGGGGATGAAACCGATGTGCCGAGACTCACCTCGGTTGGACTAAATTACACGATTGATGCCAATAGCCGGTACCTCGAAGATGCATCCTTCTTGAAATTAAGACAACTATCTTTTGGTTATCGCTTGCCGAAGGAACTAGTGCAAAAGGCTAGACTGACAAACGCGCGTATCTACTTTGTGGGCTCCAATCTATTTTTATGGAGTAAGTACACTGGTGATCCGGAGTCCAATGTCACCAGTAATCCAAATGCGCAGGGGATTGGCTCTTTTGGTACCCCGCCCCAACCAAAAACGTTTCAATTGGGGTTAAATGTAACCTTGTAG
- a CDS encoding RagB/SusD family nutrient uptake outer membrane protein, which produces MKNISFLLFTLLILFLAGCSSFLEVEPQDSVSDKVTIVDENSAETAVRGIYSALRSNDYYGYSFQLLGFFSADNIVYRGSQTVHQTLTNHTVKSDLAVLATAWNQIYNTINRANHVIAKVPSLSLTTSFTEAYRNQLIGEAHFVRALAYFDLARTWGGVQLILEPTNSASTLADVKRSSLQETYDQVLQDLLKAEELLPETTNRIRATRATARALLARYYLYQKNWDEAAKYASYIISDQANYELVKPYRSFYANNASNTKESVFELFYDVNNPSGQAGQWLASVNGGTAWIRPSSAIYTLLTDPLIGGDRSVLVYQTSTATEPNVLIGNLYYRIDRTDPTFLIRTAELYLIRAEALAQRNNGNDLANALVDLNAVRSRSNVPLIVATPTQSELITAIEQENRVEFALENHRWYDLLRTQRAQAVLAINSTDRLLLPIPFSQLAIDPNLEQNPGLD; this is translated from the coding sequence ATGAAAAATATTTCTTTTCTTTTATTCACGCTACTGATCCTATTTCTTGCTGGTTGCTCTTCCTTTTTGGAAGTAGAGCCTCAGGATTCCGTTTCTGATAAAGTAACCATTGTAGACGAAAACTCGGCCGAAACCGCGGTACGCGGTATATACAGCGCACTGCGCTCCAATGATTATTATGGATATAGTTTTCAGCTACTGGGTTTCTTCTCTGCCGATAATATTGTGTATCGCGGCAGTCAAACGGTACATCAGACGCTGACCAACCATACGGTAAAATCGGATCTAGCGGTGTTAGCGACAGCTTGGAACCAAATTTACAATACCATTAACCGTGCAAACCATGTTATCGCCAAAGTACCGAGCTTATCGTTAACCACTTCCTTCACCGAAGCCTACCGAAACCAATTGATAGGCGAAGCGCATTTTGTACGTGCCTTGGCTTACTTTGATTTAGCTAGAACCTGGGGTGGCGTACAGCTGATCTTAGAGCCTACCAACTCGGCAAGCACGCTAGCGGATGTAAAACGAAGTTCGCTACAAGAAACCTATGATCAGGTACTGCAGGATCTGCTGAAGGCGGAGGAACTCCTTCCAGAAACAACAAATAGGATACGCGCAACGCGCGCTACCGCAAGGGCGCTATTGGCACGTTACTACCTCTATCAAAAAAACTGGGACGAAGCCGCAAAATACGCGTCCTACATTATCAGCGATCAAGCAAATTACGAACTGGTTAAGCCTTACCGTTCATTTTACGCAAATAATGCGTCTAATACCAAGGAGTCAGTATTTGAATTGTTTTATGATGTGAACAATCCTAGCGGGCAAGCCGGACAGTGGCTCGCAAGTGTCAACGGAGGAACCGCATGGATTCGTCCTTCTTCCGCTATCTACACCTTGTTGACAGATCCGCTGATCGGTGGCGATCGGTCAGTCCTGGTTTACCAAACATCGACCGCTACCGAGCCCAATGTGCTCATTGGCAACCTCTACTATAGAATCGATCGGACGGATCCAACTTTTTTAATCCGCACGGCGGAATTGTATCTGATACGGGCGGAAGCGCTGGCACAGCGAAATAATGGGAATGATCTTGCAAATGCCTTGGTCGATTTGAATGCTGTACGCAGTAGATCTAATGTGCCCTTAATTGTAGCCACACCTACGCAAAGCGAACTGATAACGGCTATTGAGCAAGAAAATAGAGTCGAATTCGCGTTAGAGAATCATCGGTGGTATGATCTGCTGCGGACACAGCGGGCACAAGCTGTACTTGCTATCAACTCTACTGACCGCCTGCTGCTGCCCATTCCTTTTTCACAGCTCGCTATTGATCCCAATCTTGAACAAAATCCAGGATTAGATTAA
- a CDS encoding DUF6796 family protein gives MNYKTKIRWALLSGITAAICWIIGDIFVAGFEVNPADYPLFSKTYADLVDVDLAVLMLEGSSQRLLFGALIGAMTATLFLPGIWLSYQFFRNRSSWYALFIYFSLILSVVLSPLGHAVYFYVGEIHKAIYHTDASAHPYLLEVASAFTKSLYISWGVAIIVMFASWLAFSILIFAGKTFLPKWAGLLTPFFLTLYQLPLRYILPSSDLKGYIGSAGFNISYLLFFVVIQFLFIKRLPQEKTAYAN, from the coding sequence ATGAATTACAAAACAAAAATTAGATGGGCATTGCTTTCTGGCATCACTGCCGCCATTTGTTGGATTATTGGCGATATTTTCGTCGCTGGCTTTGAAGTAAATCCAGCTGATTATCCGTTGTTTTCGAAAACCTATGCAGACCTTGTAGATGTAGATCTAGCGGTGTTGATGCTAGAAGGCTCTTCGCAACGGCTGCTGTTCGGAGCCTTGATCGGAGCTATGACGGCCACTTTATTTTTGCCGGGTATCTGGCTCTCCTATCAATTTTTCAGAAATAGGTCGAGTTGGTATGCGCTATTTATCTACTTCTCCTTGATCCTTAGCGTAGTATTATCCCCACTGGGGCACGCGGTGTACTTTTACGTTGGCGAAATCCATAAGGCGATTTACCATACCGATGCGAGTGCACACCCCTACTTGTTGGAGGTAGCTTCCGCATTCACCAAATCGCTGTACATCTCGTGGGGAGTAGCCATTATCGTCATGTTCGCTAGTTGGCTTGCTTTTTCTATTCTTATTTTTGCTGGAAAAACATTTTTGCCAAAATGGGCTGGCCTACTAACGCCCTTCTTCTTGACCTTATACCAATTGCCGCTGCGCTACATTCTCCCATCGTCTGATCTGAAAGGCTATATCGGATCTGCAGGTTTCAATATTTCCTATTTGTTGTTTTTCGTAGTTATACAGTTTTTATTTATAAAACGTTTACCACAAGAAAAAACAGCCTACGCTAACTAA
- the fabG gene encoding 3-oxoacyl-[acyl-carrier-protein] reductase, which yields MKLLEGKTALVTGASKGIGRKIAEVFAQHGANVAFTYLSSVEKGQALEAELQAFGTKVKGFRSDASQFVEAEKLIEDIVAEFGTIDVVVNNAGITKDGLLMRMTEENWDDVINVNLKSVFNVTKAASKVMMKNRKGSFINMSSVVGVQGNAGQANYAASKAGIIGFTKSVAKELGSRNIRSNVVAPGFIRTEMTEVLDPKVVAGWEANIPLKRAGEAEDVANACLFLASDLSAYVTGQVIPVDGGML from the coding sequence ATGAAATTATTAGAAGGCAAAACAGCTCTGGTTACTGGAGCGTCCAAAGGCATCGGTAGAAAAATCGCAGAAGTTTTTGCGCAGCATGGAGCAAACGTTGCTTTTACCTACCTATCTTCTGTAGAGAAAGGGCAAGCTTTAGAGGCCGAGCTTCAAGCATTTGGCACTAAAGTGAAAGGCTTCCGTTCCGATGCTTCACAATTTGTCGAAGCAGAAAAACTTATCGAAGACATTGTTGCTGAATTTGGTACGATCGACGTGGTTGTCAATAATGCGGGTATCACCAAAGATGGTTTATTGATGCGCATGACCGAGGAGAACTGGGACGATGTCATCAATGTAAATTTGAAATCCGTCTTCAATGTTACGAAAGCAGCATCAAAAGTGATGATGAAAAACCGTAAGGGCTCATTCATCAACATGAGTTCTGTTGTGGGTGTTCAAGGTAATGCCGGACAGGCAAATTATGCTGCGTCCAAGGCTGGTATCATTGGTTTTACGAAGTCGGTAGCAAAAGAGCTTGGCTCGCGCAATATCCGCAGTAACGTCGTTGCACCTGGATTTATCCGTACAGAGATGACAGAGGTTCTTGACCCTAAAGTTGTTGCCGGTTGGGAAGCAAATATACCGTTGAAGCGTGCCGGAGAAGCAGAAGATGTGGCCAATGCCTGTCTATTTCTAGCTTCCGATTTATCCGCTTATGTTACTGGTCAAGTTATTCCTGTTGATGGCGGTATGCTGTAA
- a CDS encoding malate:quinone oxidoreductase: protein MGKKTKKSEVDVVLIGAGIMSATLGTLINELSPDINIEIIERLDLVAAESSDAWNNAGTGHSALCELNYTPEQPDGSVKIAKAIDIAEQFEISKQFWTYLVEKDILKNPTAFIRQVPHMSAVFGEKDVKFLRTRYEAMAKETLFKGMVYTEDKRELEEWIPLMMEERDEQEQIAATRMDIGTDVNFGTLTRDLIQHLQTKENIRLSLNQEVRDIEREDDGKWEVEIKDLQNGEKRKIKAKFVFIGAGGRSLLLLEKSGIPEAKGYGGFPVGGQWLRCKNPAIIKQHHAKVYGKASVGAPPMSVPHLDTRYIDGEQALLFGPYAGFSTKFLKKGSYFDLPASIKLSNIRPMISAGLDNLDLTKYLITEVMKSPSDKLDSLKQFMPTAKLEDWGIEVAGQRVQVIKKDPKHGGILEFGTEVVSAADGSIAALLGASPGASTSVAIMINLLKRCFPERAKSDAYRKKLREMIPSWGKKLNDDPALCEEVRERSQAALKLG from the coding sequence ATGGGTAAAAAGACTAAAAAATCTGAAGTCGATGTCGTACTGATTGGTGCGGGAATTATGAGCGCAACATTAGGTACGTTAATCAACGAATTGAGTCCGGACATCAATATCGAGATTATTGAACGCTTGGATCTTGTTGCCGCGGAAAGCTCAGATGCTTGGAATAATGCCGGTACGGGTCATTCTGCGTTATGCGAATTGAACTACACACCGGAACAACCTGATGGCAGTGTGAAGATTGCGAAGGCAATCGATATTGCTGAACAATTCGAAATTTCTAAACAGTTTTGGACCTACTTGGTCGAAAAAGACATTTTAAAAAACCCAACAGCCTTTATTCGTCAAGTGCCACATATGAGTGCCGTATTTGGCGAGAAAGATGTGAAATTCTTGCGTACCCGTTATGAGGCGATGGCTAAAGAAACCCTTTTCAAGGGAATGGTCTACACCGAAGACAAGCGAGAACTGGAAGAGTGGATACCATTGATGATGGAAGAAAGGGACGAGCAGGAGCAGATTGCTGCAACCCGGATGGATATCGGTACCGATGTTAATTTTGGAACGCTGACCCGAGATTTAATTCAACATTTACAAACTAAAGAAAATATTCGACTTTCCTTGAATCAGGAAGTTCGCGATATAGAACGCGAAGATGATGGTAAATGGGAAGTAGAGATTAAAGATCTACAAAACGGTGAGAAACGCAAGATTAAGGCTAAATTTGTCTTTATCGGTGCTGGCGGCCGCTCATTGCTCTTGTTGGAAAAATCTGGAATTCCCGAAGCAAAAGGTTACGGCGGATTCCCGGTTGGTGGACAGTGGCTACGCTGTAAGAATCCAGCTATCATTAAACAACACCATGCGAAGGTTTATGGTAAAGCATCTGTCGGCGCTCCGCCGATGTCGGTTCCGCACTTGGATACACGATACATCGATGGGGAGCAAGCTCTTCTATTTGGACCTTATGCTGGATTCTCGACAAAGTTTTTGAAGAAAGGATCCTATTTTGATTTGCCGGCATCGATCAAGTTGTCCAATATTCGCCCGATGATTTCTGCAGGCTTGGATAACCTAGATTTGACAAAATACTTGATCACGGAGGTGATGAAGAGCCCATCTGACAAACTAGACTCTTTGAAACAGTTTATGCCTACGGCAAAGTTGGAAGATTGGGGGATTGAAGTAGCAGGACAACGCGTACAGGTTATCAAGAAAGATCCCAAACACGGCGGCATCCTTGAATTTGGAACCGAAGTGGTATCAGCAGCTGATGGATCTATCGCAGCTTTGTTGGGTGCATCTCCTGGCGCATCGACATCAGTCGCTATCATGATCAATTTGTTAAAGAGATGTTTCCCAGAGCGTGCAAAATCCGACGCATATCGCAAAAAATTGAGAGAAATGATTCCGTCATGGGGCAAAAAACTAAATGATGACCCTGCGCTTTGTGAAGAGGTCCGTGAACGATCTCAGGCAGCTTTGAAGTTGGGCTAA
- a CDS encoding C40 family peptidase: MLVKKCIRTAGLASLLFICMPAITAVSNIVVYNNIEANVKLGIATTSDNSPAAEIISFAKKFIGVQYRYGASSPTKGFDCSGYVYYVFKKFNINLPRSSSAIGQAGEQIALSAAKAGDIILFTGTNPSKRTIGHVGIVLSNDSNTGLRFIHASSGKAQAVTETPLEGSYKRRFMKVIRVL; this comes from the coding sequence ATGCTAGTAAAGAAATGCATAAGAACTGCTGGGCTCGCATCCCTACTTTTCATCTGTATGCCTGCCATTACTGCGGTATCGAACATTGTTGTTTACAACAATATCGAGGCTAACGTCAAGCTCGGTATCGCTACGACCTCCGATAATTCGCCTGCAGCGGAAATTATCTCCTTTGCCAAAAAATTTATTGGCGTACAATACCGATATGGAGCCAGCAGCCCTACCAAAGGATTTGATTGCTCTGGCTACGTTTACTATGTTTTTAAAAAATTTAACATCAATCTGCCGCGCAGTTCATCCGCGATCGGCCAAGCTGGTGAGCAGATAGCCTTGAGCGCAGCAAAAGCTGGCGACATCATCCTCTTTACTGGCACCAATCCTTCAAAAAGGACAATTGGACATGTCGGCATCGTGCTGTCTAACGATAGCAATACAGGGTTACGTTTTATACACGCCAGCTCTGGGAAAGCACAAGCCGTTACCGAAACCCCATTGGAAGGTAGCTACAAAAGAAGGTTCATGAAAGTGATTCGTGTACTTTAA